A window from Centropristis striata isolate RG_2023a ecotype Rhode Island chromosome 4, C.striata_1.0, whole genome shotgun sequence encodes these proteins:
- the LOC131969899 gene encoding extracellular calcium-sensing receptor-like, with the protein MEITALSISLILSLGLCELNSALALNISGAGVSSEAATVKCKLQGTTRLPAFSVDGDYIIAGVFAIHYKVHTVENNYTYMPEPLRCKGSIIPRRLRFSQAMIFAIEEINNSMELLPGIRLGYQIYDSCASVPVAVHVAFQLSSGLDPVFYTGDNCSQSGMVMAVVGGPGSTSSISMSHIIGPFNIPQVSYFATCACLSDNQQYPSFFRTIPSDQFQADALAKLVKHFGWTWIGAVRSDSDYGSNGMASFLAAARREGICVEYSEAFHRTNTRSRIQRVADVIRRSTAMVVVAFTASGDMEILLEELSLEPFSPRVWIGSESWVTDPDMLRFSFCAGAIGFGIEQSVIPGLRDFLLDLSPSKVAASPLLTEFWEDAFNCRLRKSADTNESVCDGSEDIQTLQTPYTDTSQLRITNMIYKAVYAIAHAIHNAVCQERKSTIHCDKFTRIESEEVLMQLKKVHFSQNGYDVSFDANGDPVATYELVNWQKTESGNIELVTVGHYDASLPVGREFRINRNLTWVDGSTQVPVSVCSDSCPPGTRKVLQKGKPICCYDCLPCPQGEISNATDSPDCLPCLKEFWPNAERDTCLPKPVEFLSFNEVLGIILAAFSVGGACLAIIIAAVFYHHRTSPIVRANNSELSFLLLFSLTLCFLCSLTFIGAPSEWSCMLRHTAFGITFVLCMSCVLGKTIVVLMAFRATLPGSNVMKWFGPTQQRMTVVSFTFIQVIICTIWLVLNPPFPMKNLTTYKERIILECALGSAVGFWAVLGYIGLLAVFCFVLAVLARKLPDNFNEAKLITFSMLIFCAVWITFIPAYVSSPGKFTVAVEIFAILASSFGLILCIFAPKCFIILFKPEKNTKKNLMNKNQC; encoded by the exons ATGGAGATCACTGCTCTCTCTATTAGCCTGATCCTGTCTCTGGGTCTGTGTGAGCTGAACTCAGCTCTTGCCTTGAATATTTCTGGTGCTGGGGTCAGCTCTGAGGCTGCAACTGTAAAATGTAAGCTCCAGGGTACCACTCGTCTACCTGCATTCTCAGTGGATGGTGACTATATTATTGCTGGTGTTTTCGCTATACATTACAAGGTGCACACAGTGGAGAATAACTACACCTACATGCCTGAGCCACTGAGGTGCAAAGGGAG CATTATCCCCCGTAGACTGCGATTTTCACAGGCAATGATCTTCGCCATCGAGGAGATTAACAACAGCATGGAGCTGCTGCCGGGCATCAGACTCGGTTATCAGATCTACGACTCATGCGCCTCGGTGCCCGTGGCTGTGCATGTGGCATTCCAGCTTTCCAGCGGCCTGGACCCGGTGTTTTACACTGGCGACAACTGCTCACAGTCGGGTATGGTGATGGCAGTTGTTGGTGGGCCAGGGTCCACGTCATCCATCAGCATGTCTCACATCATTGGGCCTTTCAACATCCCTCAA GTGAGCTACTTTGCCACTTGTGCATGCCTGTCTGATAATCAGCAGTACCCGAGTTTCTTCAGAACAATCCCAAGTGACCAGTTCCAGGCTGACGCGCTGGCCAAGCTGGTCAAACACTTTGGCTGGACTTGGATAGGTGCTGTCCGGTCGGATTCGGATTATGGCAGTAATGGCATGGCGTCTTTCCTGGCCGCAGCACGCAGAGAGGGGATCTGTGTGGAATACTCTGAAGCTTTCCATCGGACCAACACACGTAGCAGGATCCAGAGAGTAGCTGACGTTATCCGCAG GTCGACAGCTATGGTTGTTGTGGCATTTACAGCCTCTGGAGACATGGAGATTTTGCTAGAGGAGCTTTCTCTTGAGCCTTTTTCACCTCGTGTGTGGATAGGCAGTGAGTCTTGGGTAACAGACCCAGACATGCTGAGGTTCAGCTTCTGTGCTGGAGCTATTGGATTTGGCATTGAGCAATCAGTCATCCCAGGTCTGAGAGACTTCTTGCTGGACCTCTCTCCCTCTAAAGTGGCTGCCTCTCCACTGCTCACTGAGTTCTGGGAGGATGCATTCAACTGCAGGCtgagaaaaa GTGCAGACACAAacgagagtgtgtgtgatggaaGTGAAGACATACAGACGCTCCAGACTCCGTACACTGACACATCTCAGCTCCGGATCACTAACATGATATACAAGGCTGTTTATGCAATAGCACATGCCATTCATAATGCAGTGTGTCAGGAAAGAAAGTCTACAATTCACTGTGACAAATTCACCAGGATAGAGTCTGAAGAG GTTCTCATGCAGTTGAAGAAAGtacatttttcacaaaatggTTATGATGTGTCATTTGATGCCAACGGGGATCCTGTGGCCACATATGAGCTGGTGAACTGGCAAAAAACTGAGAGTGGCAACATTGAGTTGGTGACAGTGGGACACTACGATGCATCACTGCCGGTGGGCCGGGAGTTCCGTATCAACAGGAACCTCACCTGGGTGGATGGCAGCACACAA gtacctgtgtcagtgtgctctgacagctgtcctCCAGGAACTCGTAAagtgctgcagaaaggaaaaccCATCTGTTGTTATGATTGTTTACCATGTCCTCAGGGAGAAATTAGCAATGCTacag attCCCCTGATTGTCTCCCATGCCTCAAGGAGTTCTGGCCTAATGCAGAGAGGGACACGTGTCTCCCCAAGCCTGTAGAGTTTCTTTCCTTCAACGAGGTCCTAGGAATCATCCTGGCTGCATTCTCAGTTGGTGGTGCCTGTCTTGCCATTATAATAGCGGCTGTGTTCTATCATCACAGGACATCCCCGATTGTCAGGGCCAACAACTCTGAGctgagcttcctgctgctcttctctctgactctgtgtttcTTATGTTCACTAACTTTCATTGGAGCGCCCTCTGAGTGGTCCTGCATGCTGCGCCACACAGCATTTGGGATCACCTTTGTGCTCTGTATGTCTTGTGTTCTTGGAAAAACAATAGTGGTGTTAATGGCCTTCAGAGCTACACTCCCAGGAAGCAATGTGATGAAATGGTTTGGGCCTACACAGCAAAGAATGACTGTAGTGTCTTTCACGTTCATTCAAGTTATAATATGTACTATTTGGTTGGTTCTTAATCCTCCGTTCCCAATGAAAAACCTCACAACATACAAGGAGAGGATCATCCTGGAGTGTGCATTAGGCTCAGCTGTTGGGTTCTGGGCTGTGCTCGGGTACATCGGCCTGCTGGCTGTCTTTTGCTTTGTGTTAGCTGTCCTGGCTCGGAAACTACCTGATAATTTTAATGAAGCCAAGCTGATCACATTCAGCATGCTGATATTCTGTGCAGTGTGGATCACCTTTATCCCTGCATATGTCAGCTCTCCTGGGAAATTCACTGTGGCTGTGGAGATATTTGCCATTCTGGCCTCCAGTTTTGGACtaatattgtgtatatttgcTCCAAAGTGCTTCATCATATTGTTTAAGCCAGAGAAGAACACCAAGAAaaatttaatgaacaaaaatcAATGCTGA
- the LOC131969898 gene encoding extracellular calcium-sensing receptor-like has product MHTVKHNYTYMPEPLRCKGSIISRELRFSRAMIFAIEEINNSTELLPGIRLGYQIYDSCASVPMAVHVAFQLSSGLDPVIYTGDNCSLSGKVMAVVGESGSTPSISMSRIIGPFNIPQVSYFATCACLSDKQQYPSFFRTIPSDQFQADALAKLVKHFGWTWIGAVRSDSDYGNNGMASFLAAARREGICVEYSEAFYRTNPRSRVQRVADVVRRSTAMVVVAFTSPADLKILLEELSLEPFPPRLWIGSESWVTDPDMLRFSFCAGAIGFGIEQSVIPGLRDFLLDLSPSKVAASPLLTEFWEDAFNCRLKKSADTNERVCDGSEDIQTLQTPYTDTSQLRITNMVYKAVYAIAHAIHNAVCQERKSTIHCDKFTRIESEEVLMQLKKVHFSQNGYDVSFDANGDPVATYELVNWQKTESGNIELVTVGHYDASLPVGREFRINRNLTWVDGSTQVPVSVCSDSCPPGTRKVLQKGKPICCYDCLPCPQGEISNSTDSPDCLPCLKEFWPNAERDTCLPKPIEFLSFNEVLGIILAAFSIGGACLAIIIAAVFYHHRTSPIVRANNSELSFLLLFSLTLCFLCSLTFIGAPSEWSCMLRHTAFGITFVLCMSCVLGKTIVVLMAFRATLPGSNVMKWFGPTQQRMTVVSFTFIQVIICTIWLVLNPPFPMKNLTTYKERIILECALGSAVGFWAVLGYIGLLAVFCFVLAVLARKLPDNFNEAKLITFSMLIFCAVWITFIPAYVSSPGKFTVAVEIFAILASSFGLILCIFAPKCFIILFKPEKNTKKHLMNKNQS; this is encoded by the exons ATGCACACAGTGAAGCATAACTACACCTACATGCCTGAGCCACTGAGGTGTAAAGGGAG CATTATCTCCCGCGAACTGCGATTCTCACGCGCAATGATCTTCGCCATCGAGGAGATTAACAACAGCACGGAGCTGCTGCCGGGCATCAGACTCGGTTATCAGATCTACGACTCGTGCGCCTCGGTGCCCATGGCTGTGCATGTGGCATTCCAGCTTTCAAGCGGCCTGGACCCGGTGATTTACACAGGCGACAACTGCTCACTGTCTGGTAAAGTGATGGCAGTTGTTGGTGAGTCTGGGTCCACGCCATCCATCAGCATGTCGCGCATCATTGGGCCTTTTAACATCCCTCAa GTGAGCTACTTTGCAACTTGTGCATGCCTGTCCGATAAGCAGCAGTACCCGAGTTTCTTCAGAACAATCCCAAGTGACCAGTTCCAGGCTGACGCGCTGGCCAAGCTGGTCAAACACTTTGGCTGGACTTGGATAGGTGCTGTCCGGTCGGATTCAGATTATGGCAATAATGGCATGGCGTCTTTCCTGGCCGCAGCACGCAGAGAGGGGATCTGTGTGGAATACTCTGAAGCTTTCTATCGGACCAACCCACGTAGCAGGGTCCAGAGAGTAGCTGACGTTGTCCGCAG GTCGACAGCTATGGTTGTTGTGGCATTTACATCACCTGCAGATCTGAAGATTCTGCTAGAGGAGCTTTCTCTTGAGCCTTTTCCACCTCGGCTGTGGATAGGCAGTGAGTCTTGGGTAACAGACCCAGACATGCTGAGGTTCAGCTTCTGTGCTGGAGCTATTGGATTTGGCATTGAGCAATCAGTCATCCCAGGTCTGAGAGACTTCTTGCTGGACCTCTCTCCTTCTAAAGTGGCTGCCTCTCCACTGCTCACTGAGTTCTGGGAGGATGCATTCAACTGCAggctgaaaaaaa GTGCAGACACAAACGAGAGAGTGTGTGATGGAAGTGAAGACATACAGACGCTCCAGACTCCGTACACTGACACATCTCAGCTCCGGATCACTAACATGGTATACAAGGCTGTTTATGCAATAGCACATGCCATTCATAATGCAGTGTGTCAGGAAAGAAAGTCTACAATTCACTGTGACAAATTCACCAGGATAGAGTCTGAAGAG GTTCTCATGCAGTTGAAGAAAGtacatttttcacaaaatggTTATGATGTGTCATTTGATGCCAACGGGGATCCTGTGGCCACATATGAGCTGGTGAACTGGCAAAAAACTGAGAGTGGCAACATTGAGTTGGTGACAGTCGGACACTACGATGCATCACTGCCGGTGGGCCGGGAGTTCCGTATCAACAGGAACCTCACCTGGGTGGATGGCAGCACACAA gtacctgtgtcagtgtgctctgacagctgtcctCCAGGAACTCGTAAagtgctgcagaaaggaaaaccCATCTGCTGTTATGATTGTTTACCATGTCCTCAGGGAGAGATTAGCAATTCTacag attCCCCTGATTGTCTCCCATGCCTCAAGGAGTTCTGGCCTAATGCAGAGAGGGACACGTGTCTCCCCAAGCCTATAGAGTTTCTTTCCTTCAACGAGGTCCTAGGAATCATCCTGGCTGCATTCTCAATTGGTGGTGCCTGTCTTGCCATTATAATAGCGGCTGTGTTCTATCATCACAGGACATCCCCGATTGTCAGGGCCAACAACTCTGAGctgagcttcctgctgctcttctctctgactctgtgtttcttatgttcattaactttcattggAGCGCCCTCTGAGTGGTCCTGCATGCTGCGCCACACAGCATTTGGGATCACCTTTGTCCTCTGTATGTCTTGTGTTCTTGGAAAAACAATAGTGGTGTTAATGGCCTTCAGAGCTACACTCCCAGGAAGCAATGTGATGAAATGGTTTGGGCCTACACAGCAAAGAATGACTGTAGTGTCTTTCACGTTCATTCAAGTTATAATATGTACTATTTGGTTGGTTCTTAATCCTCCGTTCCCAATGAAAAACCTCACAACATACAAGGAGAGAATCATCCTGGAGTGTGCATTAGGCTCAGCTGTTGGGTTCTGGGCTGTGCTCGGGTACATCGGCCTGCTGGCTGTCTTTTGCTTTGTGTTAGCTGTCCTGGCTCGGAAACTACCTGATAATTTTAATGAAGCCAAGCTGATCACCTTCAGCATGCTGATATTCTGTGCAGTCTGGATCACCTTTATCCCTGCATATGTCAGCTCTCCTGGGAAATTCACTGTGGCTGTGGAGATATTTGCCATTCTGGCCTCCAGTTTTGGACtaatattgtgtatatttgcTCCAAAGTGCTTCATCATATTGTTTAAGCCAGAGAAGAACACCAagaaacatttaatgaacaaaaatcAATCCTGA